A single window of Dermacentor albipictus isolate Rhodes 1998 colony chromosome 1, USDA_Dalb.pri_finalv2, whole genome shotgun sequence DNA harbors:
- the LOC139054770 gene encoding CCHC-type zinc finger nucleic acid binding protein-like: MSSQECYACHKPGHFARECPQGDRSYGGSFGGSSYRSGGGGGGFSSRGGGGSRGGGGMRGGPPSRMGGGGGGGFGPSRLTCYNCGKAGHIARECPEDGKTCYTCGKQGHISRDCDEKP, translated from the coding sequence ATGAGCAGCCAGGAGTGCTACGCCTGCCACAAGCCCGGCCACTTCGCCCGCGAGTGCCCGCAAGGAGACCGCAGCTATGGCGGATCATTCGGCGGCAGCTCCTACCGCTCCGGCGGTGGCGGAGGTGGGTTCAGCTCCCGCGGTGGCGGCGGtagccgcggcggcggcggcatgcGCGGAGGCCCGCCAAGCCGCAtgggaggcggcggcggcggcggttttGGCCCTAGCCGACTCACTTGCTACAACTGCGGCAAGGCGGGACACATCGCCCGCGAGTGCCCCGAAGACGGCAAGACCTGCTACACTTGCGGCAAACAGGGCCACATATCGCGCGACTGCGACGAGAAGCCGTGA